Genomic segment of Planctomycetota bacterium:
GGTCAGGCCGGATTCCATCCGGAAGGTGGCGGATATCCTGCGTAATAACCCGGATTTAGGGTTTGATTCGCTGATGTGCCTGACGGCGGTTGATAATCCGGCTAATTTTACAATTGTGTATTTCCTTTTCTCGATGAAACATCAGCATAAGGTGACATTAAAGGTTGAAACGCCTAAGGATAATCCGAATGTGCCGACGGTGGAGAAGATCTGGAGCGCGGCAAACTGGTTTGAGCGCGAGGTTTATGACCTGTTCGGCGTGAAGTTTGACGGGCATAGCAATCTGGTGCGGATTATGTTGCCTGATGATTGGGAAGGTTACCCGTTAAGGAAGGATTACCAGTATCCGGCTACTTATCGCGGACTGCCGTTATAAATGGTTTTTATGAGTGAAAAGTTAAAGTTGGATAATCGGTCAACGAGCATTGTTAAAGACGCCGCCTCACACATGGCAGAGGTAGTGGTGGGCGAAGAAATGCTGATTAATATGGGCCCGCAGCATCCCTCCACCCACGGTGTGCTGAACAAGGTGCTCAAGACCGACGGCGAAATAATCAGTGAGGTGTTTCCGCAAATCGGCTACCTGCATCGGGGCCTGGAGAAGATAGCCGAGAAACTGAATTACCACCAGTTCATGCCCTATACGGATCGGATAGATTACCTGGCGGCCATGAACTGTAATTTGGCCTATGCCATGGCAATTGAGAAACTGGCTGCTATCGAGGTGCCCAAGCGGGCCGAGTATATCCGGGTGATAATGGCTGAATTGAACCGGATTGCCACGCACCTGGTTTTTATGGGCACGATGGGGCTGGAGACCGGCGCCTGGACGCCGATTGTCTATGGATTCCGGGAAAGGGAAGAGATACTGGATTTATTTGAGATGACTTGCGGTCAGCGGCTGACCTATAATTACATGCGCATCGGCGGCGTGTCGGACGATCTGCCCAACGGATTTGTCGACAAGGCGCGCAAGTTCTGCGATGTTCTGGAAAAGAAACTGGTGGAGTATAACAACCTTCTTTCGTATAACCAGATATTTATTGATCGAATGGCCAAGGTCGGCGTGTTGCCGGCGGATTTGGCCGTAGATTACGGCGTGACCGGCCCGGCCTTAAGGGGCTCGGGGGTAAAATGGGATTTACGCAAAAACGAGCCGTATTCGGTTTATCCGGAATTGGAATTTGATATCCCGGTTGGCAAGGGCGAACTGGGTAAAGTGGGTGATGCCTGGGACAGATACATGGTCCGGATGCGGGAGATAGAGCAGAGCATCCGGATTGTCCGTCAGGCGCTGGATAAGTTGCCGGCCGGTGATGTTCGGGCCAAGGTGGGTCGGATATTCAAACCGGCCCAAGGCGAGGTGTATGTCCGGGCTGAGAATCCGCGCGGTGAATTGGGATTCTACGTGGTCAGCGACGGCTCGGCCAATCCTTACCGGCTGAAGATCCGGACCGGCTCTTTTAATAACCTGAGTGCGGTGCCGCCCATCAGTAAGGGAATGATGATATCTGATTTTGTCATTACATTGGGCAGTTTTGACGTAGTGTTGCCAGAAATAGACAGATAATCCAATATGTTGAAAGAATATATTGACGCGATAAAGAGCTTTGCCGAGCAGAACCTGCCGGTGATAAATGTGCCGGTGGAATTATGGTATATTGTCTGGCTGTTCATATTCGGCGGCATAGTATTGGGCGGCATGATGTTATTCGCCGGCCTGGCCGCTTATGCGGAACGCCGGGTAGCCGGATTCCTTCAGAGCCGTTTGGGTCCGAACCGGGTCGGGCCGCAAGGGCTGTTGCAATTCATGGCGGACGGCATTAAGCTGGTGATGAAGGAAGACCTGATACCTACCGCCGCGGACAAGATACTCTTCCGGCTGGCTCCGTATGTGCTGTTTATCGGGACACTGGGTATCTTTGCGGCATTGCCGTTCAGCAAGTATGTCGGCATAACTAATCTGAATCTTGGGCTGCTTTATATCCTGGCTATTTCCAGTCTGGTAGTCATCGGGATTATCATGGCCGGCTGGAGCAGCGGCAACAAGTGGTCTCTGCTGGGCGGGATGCGCTCGGCCGCCCAGATTATCAGTTATGAGATTCCCATCGGTATCTGTTTCCTTACTATAATAATGATGGCTGGCACAATGAATATGAATACGATAACCGAACTGCAAGCGGGTAGTATCATCAACTGGCTGGTATTCAGATATCCGCCGCTGACCATGGTTCTTTTCCTGATATATTTCATCGCTTCGATGGCCGAAGTCAACCGGACGCCCTTTGATATCCCCGAAGCGGAGTCGGAAATCGTAGGCGGCTATCACACCGAATACAGCGGGATGCGTTTTGCCTTCTTTTATATGGGCGAATACGGAAACATGTTCGCGGTCAGCGCTATTGCCTCCATATTATTTCTGGGCGGCTGGCAGAGTCCGCTGCCTTTCTTCATATTAAATGCGCTGTTCGGTGATTATGCAGTGCTGACAGCGATTGAGGGATTTGGCTGGTTCCTGGCCAAGTCGCTGGCCCTGGTATTTCTGATGATGTGGTTGCGCTGGACCCTGCCGCGCTATCGGGTGGACCAGCTGATGACGCTGTGCTGGAAGGTGCTCCTGCCGATTTCGCTGGCCTGTATGCTGATAATCGGCGTCTGGATGATGATATAGATTATGGTGAATTATTTTAAGTCTATTTGGGTTGGGTTAACGTCGATTCTGGTCGGGATGGCTATTACCATCAAGTATTTTTTCTCTAAGAAGGCGACCATGCAGTATCCTGAAGAGCGCTGGCAGATGCCGGAACGGTTCCGGGGGATGGTTAAATGCGACAGCAGCAAATGTATTTCCTGCTTATACTGCGTCAATATCTGCCCGGTCAGCTTGATTACCCTGGAGAGCGTCAAGGTTGATGTGCCAGCCAAGGTTATTAACCTGGAAGGCAAGGAAATGAAACGGTTGAAGGACGTGACCAAGTTCGAGGTTGATATTTCAAAGTGCATATTCTGCGGCTTGTGCATTGAGGGCTGTCCGACCGGCGCGATATATATGAGCCACGAATACGAACTGTCCTGTTACAGCCGTAAGGATATGGTTTATCAATATGCGACACCGCCACAGGTACCCCCGGCGGAAAAGAGTTAATATATGGCAATGAGTGAGTTGATGTATCAGGTAATTTTCTACGCAGTAGCCGCGCTGGTGCTCGGCTCGGCCCTGATTGTTGCGATGTCGCGCAATATCGTGCATTCCGCCTTTGCTTTATTACTGACCTTCTTCAGCGTGGCCGGGATATACGTATTCCTGTCGGCTGAGTTCCTGGCCGTGGCTCAGGTGGTCATATATGTCGGCGGCATCCTGGTCCTGATTCTCTTTGCGGTGATGCTGACCAACAAGGTCCGGGATGTGAACCTCTCCAATCCCTCGGCGCCGCCTTATATTGCGGCTCCGCTGGTGATGATTATATTCGCCGGTCTGCTTTGGCTTATAATGAAGACGCCCTGGAAGACCGTCGGACCGCAGGAGATCGGCGCGATTAACGACATCGGAAATGCCCTGATGGGTAGATATTTGCTGGCCTTTGAGGTTGCCGCAGTCCTGTTATTGGGAGCTTTGCTCGGCGCGGCGTACCTGGCCAGAAAGAGGAAAAGTTAATGATATCCTTGCAGACATTCTTGATAATCAGCGCGGCGCTGTTCTGCCTGGGGCTTTTTATTGTCCTAACCAGAAAGAATGCCGTGGCCATATTGATGGGTATTGAACTGATTCTCAATGCCGCGAGTATTGCCTTGGTGTCGTTCTCGCGATTTATCACGCCTTACGGAACCGGAGGTATTGGCGGCGTAGTCGCTCCCGGCGCTCCGGCAACAGGCGGACAGACCTTTGTTATTTTTGTAATCATTATTGCGGTCTGCGAGGCGGCCGTGGCTTTGGCTATCATACTTAATATCTATCAGAATTTTCGGACTGTGGATACCGAACAGACAAAGGAATTAAAGGGCTAATATATGGAAAATTACTTATGGCTGATACCGTTCCTGCCGGCTTGCGGGGCAGTCATCCTGCTGATTATCGGCCGATTCCTGCCCAAGATGCTGGTGAGTATCATTGCCTGCGGAACTATATTTACATCTTTCATACTGGCGGTTATTACCTTTATCCAGCTGTTGGGCCTGCCGGCCGATGAGCGGATTATCCATCAGACCGCCTACACCTGGCTCCAGGCCGGCGCATTCAAGGCGTCGGTCGCATTCCTGGTTGACCCGCTTTCTATTATTATGCTTCTGGTGGTGACCGGGGTGGGATTCCTGATACACGTCTATTCCATCGGTTATATGGCTGATGACAAGAGGTATTCAAGATATTTCGGATTCCTTAACCTGTTTGTCTTCGCCATGCTGTTGCTGGTTTCGGGCGACAACCTGCTGATGATGTTCATCGGCTGGGAAGGCGTGGGGCTATGTTCATATCTGCTAATCGGATTCTGGTTTGAGAAGACGGCCAATGCCATTGCCGGGATGAAGGCATTCATCGTTAACCGGATCGGCGACTTCGGTTTTGTGCTCGGCGTGATGCTGCTGTTCTGGAGTTTGGGGCAGGTCAGTGGTCAGTGGACCGTAACATTCACCGAGTTAAGGGAACATGCCCATTATCTGACGCCGGCTATTGCCACGGCCGTCGGGATATTGCTGTTTATCGGCGCCTGCGGTAAATCAGCCCAGATACCGCTGTATATCTGGCTGCCTGATGCCATGGCCGGTCCGACCCCGGTCTCGGCCTTGATTCACGCGGCCACCATGGTCACGGCCGGCGTTTATATGATTGCTCGGATGAATTTTGTCTATGTCCTTTCTCCGACGGCCATGATGGTCGTGGCAATTGTCGGCGTGGGCACGGCGCTGTTCGCCGGCACTATCGGATTATTCCAAAAAGATATCAAGAAGGTCCTGGCCTATTCAACTATCAGCCAGCTGGGTTATATGTTCTTGGGAGTCGGGGTGGGGGCCTTTGCGGCCGGTATTTTCCACCTGATGACCCACGCGTTCTTTAAGGCGTTGTTGTTTATGGGTTCGGGCAGCGTCATCCACGGCACCGGCGGCGAGCAGGATATTGAAAAGATGGGCGGCCTGAGGAAATATATGCCGGTCACATTCTGGACCTTCCTAGTCGGAACGCTGGCCATTGCCGGTATTCCGGGGCTGTCCGGTTTCTTCAGCAAGGATGAGATTCTCTGGAAGGCGTTTTCATCTTCGCACGGGCATTGGGCATTGTGGCTGGTCGGGCTGATTGCCGCCGGATGCACCTCGTTTTATATGTTCCGGCTGTTATTCAAGACCTTCTTCGGCAAGAATTATTCCGAACTGGTGCACCATACTCCGGAGCAGGAGTCATCCGGCACGCCGGTCTGCTGCGATGACAAGGATAGTGCGCATAACAGTCATGGACATAACTCCCACGGAGCCCATAAGGGTCCGGCGCATGAATCCCCCTGGATTATGACCGTACCGCTGATAATACTGGCTGTGTTGTCAATCATCGGCGGTTATGTGGGCATCCCGGCCATCATCGGCGGCGCCAATCATATCGAGCACTTTATGGAACCGGTATTCAGCGCATCGGCCGAATCGGCGCCTCATGAGTCAAGCACCCCGGAACACCATTCGCCGGTTGAATTCATCCTGATGGTGGTTTCTGTTTTGGTGGCGCTGGCCGGTATCAGCGCCGCATATTATCTCTATATGGTCAAACCGCACATACCCAAGCAACTGGCGGCTAAATTCGCCTTTATCTATAAACTGGTCTTCAATAAATACTATGTGGATGAGATTTACCAGAAGGTGTTTGTGAACAACCTGCTGCGCCTGAATAACCTGCTGGCCTATCCGATTGACCTGGGGATAATTGACCGGATAGTCAACGCGGCCGGATTAGGAACCGTCGGGGTTTCCAATGGCAGCGGCTGGACCGATGCCAAATTCGTGGATGGGGCGGTCAACGGTACGGCCACAACCGTATTAACCGGCGGTAAAGCGGCCCGGGTGCCGCAGACCGGCAAGCTGAAGCACTATCTGACCTGGGCCGTGGCTGGGGTGGTGGTGGTGATTGCCGGATTCTGGTGGCTATTAAGATAAAAGAGACAACGGGGTTTATCCTCGTTGATAGTATATTAAATAAGGAGAATGATAATTATGATTCAACAATATCTGTTAACTCTGCTGATTTTCCTGCCCATGCTGGCCGTGCCGGTTATCCTGTTCCTGCCGGCCAAGGCGCACAAGACCATCCGCTGGACCACCGTATTCTTTACCGCTATCCAGCTGGCCTTGACGATTTACCTGCTGACCATCTATAATACCAAGACGGCTGATTTCCAGTTCGTGGAAAAATACAGCTGGATCCCGGCTTTTAATGTGGAATACTATTTAGGGGTGGATGGGCTGGGCATCCTGATGGTCCTGTTAACCCCGCTGATCTGCTTTGTCGGCATCTTTGCCTCATGGGGCATCAGCAAGGGCGTCAAGGGATATTTCATTCTCTATATGATTCTTAATACCGGGATGATGGGGGTGTTCTGCGCCCTGGATTTCTTCCTGTTCTACGTGTTCTGGGAAGTGACGCTCCTGCCCATGTACTTCTTGATCGGCATCTGGGGCGGACCGCGCAAGGAATACGCGGCCATCAAGTTCTTCCTGTACACCTTATTCGGCAGTGTCCTGATGCTGTTAGTGATGCTGGCGTTGTATTTCTCCGTCACGCCGCATACATTCTCAATACCCGAACTAATCAAGGTCAGCAGCACCTTCAAAGGCACCTCCTGGTTCCTGGCGTTTATCGGATTATACATTGCCTTTGCCATCAAGGTGCCGGCCTTCCCGTTCCATACCTGGTTGCCGGACGCGCATACCGAGGCGCCGACTGCTATCAGCGTTATTCTGGCCGGCATCCTTCTGAAGATGGGCGTCTATGGCATCATCAGGATTTCACTGCCGATTCTGCCTGATGCGGCGCATAGTTTTGCTCTGATTATGGCGCTGATCGGCGTGATAAATATCGTCTATGGCGCGCTCTGTACCATGGCCCAAAAAGACCTGAAGCGGATGATCGCCTATTCCAGCATCAGCCATATGGGCTTTTGCCTGCTGGGTATTTCGGTTGTTTGCTGGCTCGGCGTCTCGGCGGACAGCGCCATACCGGCCCTGACCGGCGCGGTTCTCCAGATGTTTAACCACGGATGTATCGCCGGGATGCTCTTCTTGATTGCCGGCGTGATTTACGACCGGGCGCATCACCGCGATATCAACGGATTCGGCGGGCTGGCCAGCCGGATGCCGCTTTACGCCGGGATGACCACCTTCGCTTTCTTTGCCTCAATGGGCCTGCCGGGCCTGAGCGGATTCATCAGCGAAATCCTGGTATTCATGGGCGGGTTTAATGTCTTCACCACAATTACCATTATTTCGGTTTCCGGCGTGGTCCTGACCGCCGGGTATTTCCTCTGGGCCATGCAGCGGATGTTCCTGGGACCGCTTAACGAGAAATACAAGG
This window contains:
- a CDS encoding NADH-quinone oxidoreductase subunit I codes for the protein MVNYFKSIWVGLTSILVGMAITIKYFFSKKATMQYPEERWQMPERFRGMVKCDSSKCISCLYCVNICPVSLITLESVKVDVPAKVINLEGKEMKRLKDVTKFEVDISKCIFCGLCIEGCPTGAIYMSHEYELSCYSRKDMVYQYATPPQVPPAEKS
- the nuoL gene encoding NADH-quinone oxidoreductase subunit L, producing MENYLWLIPFLPACGAVILLIIGRFLPKMLVSIIACGTIFTSFILAVITFIQLLGLPADERIIHQTAYTWLQAGAFKASVAFLVDPLSIIMLLVVTGVGFLIHVYSIGYMADDKRYSRYFGFLNLFVFAMLLLVSGDNLLMMFIGWEGVGLCSYLLIGFWFEKTANAIAGMKAFIVNRIGDFGFVLGVMLLFWSLGQVSGQWTVTFTELREHAHYLTPAIATAVGILLFIGACGKSAQIPLYIWLPDAMAGPTPVSALIHAATMVTAGVYMIARMNFVYVLSPTAMMVVAIVGVGTALFAGTIGLFQKDIKKVLAYSTISQLGYMFLGVGVGAFAAGIFHLMTHAFFKALLFMGSGSVIHGTGGEQDIEKMGGLRKYMPVTFWTFLVGTLAIAGIPGLSGFFSKDEILWKAFSSSHGHWALWLVGLIAAGCTSFYMFRLLFKTFFGKNYSELVHHTPEQESSGTPVCCDDKDSAHNSHGHNSHGAHKGPAHESPWIMTVPLIILAVLSIIGGYVGIPAIIGGANHIEHFMEPVFSASAESAPHESSTPEHHSPVEFILMVVSVLVALAGISAAYYLYMVKPHIPKQLAAKFAFIYKLVFNKYYVDEIYQKVFVNNLLRLNNLLAYPIDLGIIDRIVNAAGLGTVGVSNGSGWTDAKFVDGAVNGTATTVLTGGKAARVPQTGKLKHYLTWAVAGVVVVIAGFWWLLR
- a CDS encoding NADH-quinone oxidoreductase subunit M, with protein sequence MLTLLIFLPMLAVPVILFLPAKAHKTIRWTTVFFTAIQLALTIYLLTIYNTKTADFQFVEKYSWIPAFNVEYYLGVDGLGILMVLLTPLICFVGIFASWGISKGVKGYFILYMILNTGMMGVFCALDFFLFYVFWEVTLLPMYFLIGIWGGPRKEYAAIKFFLYTLFGSVLMLLVMLALYFSVTPHTFSIPELIKVSSTFKGTSWFLAFIGLYIAFAIKVPAFPFHTWLPDAHTEAPTAISVILAGILLKMGVYGIIRISLPILPDAAHSFALIMALIGVINIVYGALCTMAQKDLKRMIAYSSISHMGFCLLGISVVCWLGVSADSAIPALTGAVLQMFNHGCIAGMLFLIAGVIYDRAHHRDINGFGGLASRMPLYAGMTTFAFFASMGLPGLSGFISEILVFMGGFNVFTTITIISVSGVVLTAGYFLWAMQRMFLGPLNEKYKDLPDINGREMFTLVPLGLIVLFLGVYPMPAINLISESIKNLVTLVK
- a CDS encoding NADH-quinone oxidoreductase subunit D, with product MSEKLKLDNRSTSIVKDAASHMAEVVVGEEMLINMGPQHPSTHGVLNKVLKTDGEIISEVFPQIGYLHRGLEKIAEKLNYHQFMPYTDRIDYLAAMNCNLAYAMAIEKLAAIEVPKRAEYIRVIMAELNRIATHLVFMGTMGLETGAWTPIVYGFREREEILDLFEMTCGQRLTYNYMRIGGVSDDLPNGFVDKARKFCDVLEKKLVEYNNLLSYNQIFIDRMAKVGVLPADLAVDYGVTGPALRGSGVKWDLRKNEPYSVYPELEFDIPVGKGELGKVGDAWDRYMVRMREIEQSIRIVRQALDKLPAGDVRAKVGRIFKPAQGEVYVRAENPRGELGFYVVSDGSANPYRLKIRTGSFNNLSAVPPISKGMMISDFVITLGSFDVVLPEIDR
- the nuoH gene encoding NADH-quinone oxidoreductase subunit NuoH, with product MLKEYIDAIKSFAEQNLPVINVPVELWYIVWLFIFGGIVLGGMMLFAGLAAYAERRVAGFLQSRLGPNRVGPQGLLQFMADGIKLVMKEDLIPTAADKILFRLAPYVLFIGTLGIFAALPFSKYVGITNLNLGLLYILAISSLVVIGIIMAGWSSGNKWSLLGGMRSAAQIISYEIPIGICFLTIIMMAGTMNMNTITELQAGSIINWLVFRYPPLTMVLFLIYFIASMAEVNRTPFDIPEAESEIVGGYHTEYSGMRFAFFYMGEYGNMFAVSAIASILFLGGWQSPLPFFILNALFGDYAVLTAIEGFGWFLAKSLALVFLMMWLRWTLPRYRVDQLMTLCWKVLLPISLACMLIIGVWMMI
- the nuoK gene encoding NADH-quinone oxidoreductase subunit NuoK — encoded protein: MISLQTFLIISAALFCLGLFIVLTRKNAVAILMGIELILNAASIALVSFSRFITPYGTGGIGGVVAPGAPATGGQTFVIFVIIIAVCEAAVALAIILNIYQNFRTVDTEQTKELKG
- a CDS encoding NADH-quinone oxidoreductase subunit J — protein: MSELMYQVIFYAVAALVLGSALIVAMSRNIVHSAFALLLTFFSVAGIYVFLSAEFLAVAQVVIYVGGILVLILFAVMLTNKVRDVNLSNPSAPPYIAAPLVMIIFAGLLWLIMKTPWKTVGPQEIGAINDIGNALMGRYLLAFEVAAVLLLGALLGAAYLARKRKS
- a CDS encoding NADH-quinone oxidoreductase subunit C gives rise to the protein MTANVIFEKLRARFGEGIEFQDNSLLPFIKVRPDSIRKVADILRNNPDLGFDSLMCLTAVDNPANFTIVYFLFSMKHQHKVTLKVETPKDNPNVPTVEKIWSAANWFEREVYDLFGVKFDGHSNLVRIMLPDDWEGYPLRKDYQYPATYRGLPL